One genomic segment of Catalinimonas alkaloidigena includes these proteins:
- a CDS encoding glycosyltransferase codes for MQILIAVSGEKTLLDQTLSSIQKSIKPDTYKSTIVVENGQKFDAEAVSRKYKNALNTHYLFFPRGNKSAALNFGITQLCNPEDFIFFTDDDAFLEEQTLVSYEKKREALGRRYFFGGETKVLYEKPPPTWLTPILPPSARGWEPSKSNNDYTLRPRFLGFNWAAYAGDIQALGLFNENLGPGTKPKRTGQEWNMQERMLHAGFKAVFVENALVTHHVPKEKSSFQWFLKRRFQDGFGRGLSFVEEHGKKRFPTELVKFLLKALVMFPFNLLSFSKRNIAKGLGDTQAGLGRIKGYLTAYFSR; via the coding sequence ATGCAAATTCTAATTGCTGTGTCAGGAGAAAAAACACTCTTGGATCAAACCCTTTCTTCTATTCAGAAGAGCATTAAACCTGACACATATAAATCTACCATAGTTGTTGAAAATGGACAAAAGTTTGATGCTGAAGCTGTAAGCAGGAAATATAAAAACGCGCTCAATACACATTATCTGTTTTTTCCTAGGGGCAATAAAAGTGCAGCACTCAACTTTGGTATTACTCAGCTCTGTAATCCTGAAGATTTTATCTTTTTTACAGATGATGATGCCTTTTTGGAAGAACAGACACTAGTTTCTTATGAAAAAAAAAGAGAGGCACTAGGAAGACGTTATTTTTTTGGAGGAGAGACAAAAGTACTGTACGAAAAGCCTCCTCCTACTTGGCTTACCCCTATACTTCCCCCCTCTGCGCGGGGATGGGAACCAAGCAAGTCAAACAATGACTACACGCTAAGACCACGTTTTTTGGGTTTCAACTGGGCTGCCTACGCTGGTGATATTCAGGCGTTAGGTTTGTTTAATGAGAATCTGGGGCCAGGGACCAAACCCAAACGTACTGGGCAAGAATGGAATATGCAGGAAAGAATGTTGCATGCAGGATTTAAAGCTGTATTTGTGGAAAATGCTCTGGTTACACATCATGTCCCCAAAGAAAAAAGTTCTTTTCAATGGTTCCTGAAAAGGAGGTTTCAAGATGGATTCGGTAGAGGATTATCTTTTGTTGAAGAACATGGGAAAAAAAGATTCCCTACTGAATTAGTTAAATTTTTGTTAAAGGCCTTAGTGATGTTTCCTTTCAATTTATTATCCTTTTCAAAGCGTAATATTGCTAAAGGGCTGGGAGATACACAGGCAGGGCTGGGAAGAATAAAAGGGTATTTAACTGCATACTTTTCTCGCTAG
- a CDS encoding glycosyltransferase family 2 protein, with translation MKVLAIIITYNGKHWMPECLGSLNNSTIPLDVLVIDNLSTDGTPEYIEKHFPQFELIQSNVNLGFGKANNIGLKRVLEKSYDFALLLNQDAWIDDDTVSVLAKLQTHYTQFGILSPVHLNKKRVRLDNKFSHYICRSENNELISDLLLSKRELADIYELGFINAAAWLVSRKCIQKVGGFDPLFPHYGEDNDFIIRARYHGFKAGFSPRTFIVHDREGYTKQPDMKESYEKQYIDRLKLLKDITIPYKSVYFLVVKEEMYFALSFLLKLNFRMFKVKLKILKKIISQRRAIAKSRAYCMTQPTAYLT, from the coding sequence ATGAAAGTCTTAGCTATCATTATTACTTACAACGGCAAACATTGGATGCCAGAATGTTTGGGAAGCCTAAACAATAGTACCATCCCTTTGGATGTACTGGTTATCGATAATCTATCTACTGATGGTACTCCTGAATACATAGAAAAACATTTTCCCCAGTTTGAACTTATCCAGAGTAATGTAAATCTTGGTTTTGGTAAAGCAAATAATATCGGATTGAAAAGAGTGCTGGAAAAAAGTTATGATTTTGCTCTACTTCTGAACCAGGATGCCTGGATAGATGATGATACTGTATCTGTTTTAGCTAAATTACAAACTCATTATACTCAATTCGGAATATTAAGCCCTGTTCATCTCAATAAAAAAAGAGTCAGACTAGACAACAAATTCAGCCATTACATCTGTCGTTCAGAAAACAATGAACTAATATCTGACTTATTACTTTCAAAGAGAGAACTAGCTGATATATATGAGCTCGGTTTCATTAATGCAGCTGCCTGGTTGGTTTCCAGGAAATGCATACAAAAAGTAGGAGGGTTTGACCCCCTGTTTCCACATTATGGAGAAGACAATGATTTTATCATTAGAGCCAGATATCATGGTTTTAAAGCAGGTTTTAGTCCCAGAACTTTTATTGTACATGATAGAGAGGGATATACTAAGCAGCCCGATATGAAAGAGTCTTATGAAAAGCAATATATTGATCGCTTGAAGCTTTTGAAAGACATCACTATACCTTATAAGTCTGTCTATTTTTTAGTAGTGAAAGAAGAAATGTACTTTGCATTATCATTTTTACTAAAATTGAACTTCAGAATGTTTAAGGTGAAATTAAAAATTCTGAAAAAAATTATATCTCAAAGAAGAGCTATTGCAAAAAGTAGAGCATACTGTATGACACAGCCTACTGCTTACCTAACATAG
- a CDS encoding glycosyltransferase: MTIAFICHDAGAYGAPRSLLDLIDGFKDRNIKCYVIIPYAGPLIKELQKRNIKYKVIPYVLWVHKEIPNLWIEIKSIIKNFPHNRLHKAIQNFIAIPQIIAQIKEWQADIIYTNSSVTPVGAIAAYIVRKPHVWHIREFQKLDQALVLDWGKGIMRRVAKKSGAIIFISKAIQDYYQKFLSNSNCHVVYNGVASSEEFDRFKMQKSSFTKRKDGEFTFCIVGRIIPQKGQHEAIKAISILIERGWKVRLIVAGSGNQTRLAKLVNDLGIEKYIDIIGRTSTPYSVYFQSDACLMCSIHEAFGRVTVEAMTTGIPVIGKKNKFSGTQELIQHKSTGLLYSGNELELANTMELLLKKPSWGVQLGINGWRYAKGHFNREIYIDNIYKILRNIADS; encoded by the coding sequence AATTGCTTTTATTTGTCATGATGCTGGTGCCTATGGTGCCCCAAGATCACTTCTGGATTTGATTGATGGTTTCAAGGACAGAAACATAAAATGCTATGTAATCATCCCGTATGCAGGCCCCCTCATCAAAGAACTTCAGAAAAGAAATATCAAGTATAAAGTGATTCCTTATGTGTTATGGGTACATAAAGAAATACCAAATTTATGGATTGAGATAAAAAGCATTATCAAAAATTTTCCCCATAACCGCCTCCATAAAGCTATTCAGAACTTTATTGCAATTCCTCAAATCATTGCACAGATCAAGGAATGGCAAGCAGATATAATTTATACTAACAGTTCTGTTACCCCTGTAGGTGCAATCGCTGCTTACATTGTGAGAAAGCCTCATGTATGGCATATAAGAGAGTTTCAAAAGCTAGACCAAGCACTAGTTTTAGACTGGGGAAAGGGCATTATGCGGAGGGTAGCAAAAAAATCGGGAGCGATTATTTTTATATCAAAAGCTATCCAAGATTACTATCAAAAATTTTTAAGCAACTCCAATTGTCATGTAGTATATAATGGCGTGGCTTCTTCTGAAGAATTTGATCGTTTCAAAATGCAAAAAAGTTCTTTCACAAAACGGAAGGATGGGGAGTTTACATTTTGCATTGTAGGAAGGATAATTCCTCAAAAAGGACAACACGAAGCCATTAAGGCTATAAGCATCCTGATCGAAAGAGGTTGGAAAGTCAGATTAATAGTAGCAGGTTCGGGGAATCAAACGCGCTTGGCAAAATTAGTCAATGATCTAGGAATAGAAAAATACATAGACATAATTGGTAGAACCAGTACTCCCTACTCTGTATATTTTCAAAGTGATGCATGTCTCATGTGTTCAATACATGAGGCTTTTGGCAGAGTAACAGTAGAAGCTATGACTACTGGGATTCCTGTTATTGGGAAAAAAAATAAATTCTCTGGTACTCAAGAACTTATTCAACATAAATCAACAGGCTTATTATATTCAGGGAATGAACTTGAGCTTGCCAATACAATGGAGCTCTTACTCAAAAAGCCAAGTTGGGGTGTTCAACTTGGAATTAACGGATGGCGATATGCCAAAGGGCACTTTAATAGAGAAATATATATAGACAATATCTATAAGATTCTTAGAAATATTGCCGATAGTTAA